The nucleotide sequence TTTCAAAGCTTTTTCCTCGTCGATTTGGACTTGTGCTGGTTGAGCGACCGGATTGTACATCCCGATCTCTTCAATGAAGCGACCGTCACGTGGCGAACGGGAATCGGATACAACTACACGATAGGATGGAGCCTTATGAGCACCCATACGTTTCAAACGAATACGAACTGACATTACTTTCACCTCCTTGACGAAATCAACGAATTGTTGAATTAGAATGG is from Candidatus Cohnella colombiensis and encodes:
- the rpsP gene encoding 30S ribosomal protein S16; this translates as MSVRIRLKRMGAHKAPSYRVVVSDSRSPRDGRFIEEIGMYNPVAQPAQVQIDEEKALKWLQNGAQASDTVRNLLSKAGVMKKYHESKLQK